From one Thermoanaerobacterales bacterium genomic stretch:
- the hisC gene encoding histidinol-phosphate transaminase produces MTGSLVRENIGNLAIYRPGKPIEEVQRELGLQRVIKLASNENPLGPSPRAVEAVTRAAGGIALYPDGSAHRLRHALARFHGVDPEAVILGNGSNEIVQMVSLAVLNPGDEAVMPVPSFPRYQPLARLMNARPVEVALTGDFRLDLESMAVHLGPRTKLVYICNPNNPTGTINTRKDVDRFLERVPRETLVIFDEAYFEYVEDQRYPDGLDYLRAGHNVLVLRTFSKVYGLAGLRIGYAVGDPDLIAYLNRVREPFNVNALAQEAALAALEDQKFVERTRENNRRGKAQLYRAFEHLDLPYVPTEANFILFDAGRNEREVFQRLLRRGVIIRGGFGYPTMLRVTIGTQEENNAFISALEAVLEEDF; encoded by the coding sequence GTGACCGGCAGCCTTGTCCGGGAAAACATCGGGAACCTGGCCATCTACCGGCCCGGTAAGCCGATCGAAGAAGTCCAGCGCGAACTGGGACTTCAACGGGTGATCAAACTGGCTTCGAACGAAAACCCTCTGGGGCCCTCGCCCCGGGCCGTTGAGGCCGTGACCCGCGCCGCAGGGGGGATCGCCCTCTACCCGGATGGAAGCGCCCATCGCCTGCGCCACGCCCTGGCCCGTTTCCACGGGGTGGACCCGGAGGCCGTTATCCTGGGCAACGGCTCGAATGAGATCGTCCAGATGGTCTCCCTGGCGGTCCTTAACCCCGGCGACGAAGCCGTTATGCCTGTTCCAAGCTTCCCGCGGTACCAGCCGCTGGCGCGTCTTATGAACGCCAGGCCTGTGGAGGTCGCCCTGACCGGTGATTTCCGGCTCGACCTGGAGTCCATGGCTGTGCATCTTGGCCCGCGGACCAAGCTCGTCTATATCTGCAACCCGAACAACCCCACCGGGACGATCAACACCCGGAAGGATGTCGACCGTTTTCTGGAACGTGTCCCCCGGGAAACGCTGGTTATTTTTGACGAGGCCTATTTCGAGTATGTGGAAGATCAACGCTACCCCGACGGCCTGGACTACCTGCGGGCCGGTCACAACGTGCTGGTCCTGCGTACCTTCTCCAAGGTCTACGGGCTGGCCGGTCTCCGCATCGGATACGCGGTCGGCGACCCGGACCTCATCGCCTACCTGAACCGCGTACGTGAACCCTTTAACGTCAACGCCCTGGCACAGGAGGCGGCGCTCGCCGCTTTAGAGGACCAGAAGTTCGTGGAGCGTACCCGCGAGAATAACCGGCGGGGGAAGGCACAATTGTACCGGGCCTTCGAGCATCTGGACTTGCCCTATGTCCCGACCGAAGCCAACTTCATTCTCTTTGACGCCGGGCGGAATGAACGGGAAGTCTTTCAGCGCCTGCTCAGGCGCGGGGTGATCATCCGCGGCGGTTTCGGCTACCCGACGATGCTACGGGTGACCATCGGTACCCAGGAGGAAAACAACGCTTTTATCTCGGCCCTGGAGGCCGTGCTCGAGGAGGATTTTTGA
- a CDS encoding HD-GYP domain-containing protein produces the protein MRRVKVKDLVPGMRVGMAVLGPNNEIYLKAGVKITAGYITRLLELGFSWIYIDEGPVDYSSVPDVIMPATRTRAIEQVRQVMLEALASQTKLVTIPPALNETVNEMIEQLTDNPSAMVNLADIRTEDEYLYHHSVNVCVLALITGIRLGLDRTRLYTLGVGALMHDIGKIQIPDDVLYKPGKLTREEFEIIKKHPVYGRDLLAFDPDVAAIAYAHHERFDGGGYPLGLKGADLGLEAQIVGIADIFDALTADRIYRPAQPVHEAYEMLAAAGNYWFHFDLLQAFLANVAAYPTGTIVELNTGEVGVVIDTPPGYPTFPNLKVLTGPEMRGLKQPYALATLTTNRWVARVLTQEQFPGLRFVQQDSAL, from the coding sequence TTGCGCCGCGTCAAGGTTAAGGACCTGGTTCCGGGGATGCGCGTGGGGATGGCCGTCCTCGGCCCCAATAACGAGATTTACCTCAAGGCCGGGGTAAAGATCACGGCGGGATATATCACCCGGCTGCTAGAGTTGGGGTTCTCCTGGATCTACATCGACGAGGGCCCGGTGGACTACAGTTCGGTACCGGACGTCATCATGCCGGCGACAAGAACCCGGGCCATCGAACAAGTGCGCCAGGTGATGCTGGAGGCACTCGCCTCCCAGACGAAACTTGTCACCATTCCCCCGGCGCTGAACGAGACCGTCAACGAGATGATCGAGCAGTTGACGGATAACCCATCGGCGATGGTCAACCTGGCCGATATCCGCACCGAGGACGAATACCTCTACCACCACTCGGTGAACGTCTGCGTGCTGGCCCTGATCACCGGTATCAGGTTGGGGCTTGACCGCACACGGCTGTACACCCTCGGCGTGGGCGCCCTGATGCACGATATCGGCAAAATCCAGATCCCCGACGATGTCCTGTACAAGCCGGGGAAGCTGACCCGCGAGGAATTTGAAATCATTAAGAAACATCCGGTTTACGGGCGTGACCTTCTAGCCTTCGACCCCGATGTCGCAGCCATCGCCTACGCCCATCACGAACGGTTCGACGGCGGGGGGTACCCTTTGGGCTTAAAGGGGGCGGACCTCGGCCTGGAGGCCCAGATCGTGGGTATCGCCGATATCTTTGACGCTCTGACCGCCGACCGCATTTACCGGCCGGCCCAGCCGGTGCACGAGGCCTATGAAATGCTGGCGGCCGCCGGAAACTACTGGTTCCACTTCGACCTGCTGCAAGCCTTTCTCGCCAATGTCGCCGCTTATCCCACCGGAACCATCGTAGAACTGAATACGGGCGAGGTGGGTGTGGTGATCGATACGCCGCCCGGCTACCCCACATTCCCCAACCTCAAAGTCCTGACCGGCCCCGAAATGAGAGGCCTTAAACAACCGTATGCCCTGGCCACCCTGACCACCAACCGCTGGGTGGCCCGCGTACTGACGCAGGAGCAGTTCCCGGGTCTCCGCTTCGTACAGCAGGATTCGGCTCTCTAG
- the aroH gene encoding chorismate mutase, translating to MVRGIRGAITVEHNAAEEILDATRELLTALVDANQIAVDDIASIFLTMTPDLNAEFPALAARQLGWHQVPLLGATEIAHPTAISRCIRVLMHVNTDKKQGEMKHLYLREAARLRPDLLMP from the coding sequence GTGGTCCGTGGCATTCGCGGGGCAATTACCGTAGAACACAACGCCGCCGAGGAAATCCTGGACGCCACAAGGGAACTGTTGACGGCCCTGGTGGATGCCAACCAAATCGCCGTGGATGACATCGCCAGCATTTTTCTCACTATGACCCCCGATCTCAATGCCGAGTTCCCCGCTCTGGCGGCGCGGCAACTTGGATGGCACCAGGTGCCCCTTCTCGGAGCGACCGAGATCGCCCACCCGACGGCCATCAGCCGCTGCATCCGCGTCTTGATGCACGTTAATACCGACAAGAAACAGGGAGAGATGAAACATCTCTACCTGCGCGAGGCCGCCCGGCTGCGCCCCGACCTCCTGATGCCCTGA
- a CDS encoding pseudouridine synthase, translating to MSLERLQKVLAHAGVASRRRCEELILAGAVRVNGRTVTALGTSVDPDRDVIEVHGRRVQAEKPVYILLYKPAGYVSTADDPRGRPKVTDLVRDIPRRLYPVGRLDYDTEGLLLLTNDGELAYRLTHPRFHVPKTYLAEVEGRPDAEDLARLASGVPLEDGMTAPARILLRRPGPPALIELTIHEGRNRQVRRMCAAVGHPVRRLRRIRFAFLEPRGLSPGKYRHLTAAEVRRLHRLAQSSERSRIFKPGEE from the coding sequence TTGTCTCTCGAGCGTCTGCAGAAGGTCCTGGCCCACGCGGGCGTAGCTTCCCGCCGCCGGTGCGAAGAGTTGATCCTGGCGGGAGCGGTCCGGGTGAACGGGCGGACGGTGACCGCGCTGGGAACCAGCGTGGATCCGGACCGCGACGTCATCGAGGTGCACGGGCGCAGGGTACAAGCCGAGAAGCCCGTTTACATCCTTCTATACAAACCCGCCGGATACGTCAGCACGGCGGACGACCCCCGGGGGCGCCCCAAGGTGACCGACCTGGTACGGGACATCCCACGGCGGCTTTATCCCGTCGGACGGCTGGACTACGACACCGAGGGCCTGCTTCTCCTTACCAATGACGGCGAACTGGCCTACCGCCTGACCCACCCCCGTTTCCACGTCCCCAAAACCTACCTCGCCGAGGTCGAAGGCCGGCCCGACGCGGAGGACCTGGCCCGCCTGGCTTCGGGCGTGCCCCTTGAGGACGGCATGACCGCTCCAGCCCGTATCCTCCTGCGGCGGCCCGGGCCGCCGGCACTGATCGAGTTGACCATCCACGAGGGCAGGAACCGCCAGGTCCGACGCATGTGCGCCGCCGTGGGCCATCCCGTGCGTCGCCTGAGGCGCATCCGTTTCGCCTTCCTGGAACCCCGGGGCCTGTCGCCGGGGAAGTACCGCCATCTGACGGCAGCCGAGGTGCGCCGCTTGCACCGGCTCGCCCAATCATCGGAAAGGAGCAGGATTTTTAAACCGGGAGAAGAATAA
- a CDS encoding spore maturation protein, translating to MVGEISRWAIPAFLVIVLLAGVIRRVPVFETFVEGAEQGFGLAVKLIPFLVAMVVAISIFRASGAMDATARALTPVLSALGAPAEVLPHALLRPLSGGAALGVATELIKEHGPDSLIGFLVSTMQGSSDTTFYVLTLYFGSVGIKKYRYAVVSGLLADFTTFIASVYIVNHIFKGG from the coding sequence GGGCGATCCCCGCTTTCCTGGTGATCGTCCTGCTGGCCGGTGTGATAAGGCGGGTACCGGTCTTCGAGACCTTCGTGGAGGGGGCCGAGCAGGGCTTCGGACTGGCGGTGAAGCTGATCCCCTTCCTCGTGGCCATGGTGGTCGCCATCAGCATCTTCCGGGCCTCGGGAGCCATGGACGCCACCGCCCGCGCCCTGACCCCCGTTCTATCCGCCCTGGGCGCTCCGGCGGAGGTCCTGCCGCACGCCTTGCTGCGCCCCCTTTCGGGAGGGGCGGCGCTGGGAGTCGCCACCGAATTAATCAAGGAACACGGCCCCGACAGCCTCATCGGTTTTCTGGTATCGACCATGCAGGGCTCCTCCGACACCACCTTTTACGTCCTAACCCTGTACTTCGGGTCGGTGGGCATCAAGAAGTACCGCTACGCGGTCGTATCGGGGTTATTGGCCGATTTCACCACGTTCATCGCCTCCGTATATATCGTGAACCATATTTTCAAGGGCGGGTAG